The stretch of DNA TCGTGGCGCTGATTGTGGCGCTCGCCGGAGGTTTGGCGCTTGTGGTGCTGTTCACGCTCGCCAATACGAATGTGTCGGAACGCGTGCGTGAGATGGCTACACTCAAGGTGCTCGGCTTTTTCGACCGTGAAGTGCACCATTACGTGAATCGCGAGATGATGATCCTCACCGTCATGGGCGTGGTGCTGGGATTGCCGCTCGGCCGGTTCGTTGGCGGGCTGCTGACCATGGCACTCAACATGCCGTCGCTCTATTTCGAGGTGGAGGTCAAGCCGCTGAGTTACATGATCGCAGCCGTGGCGACCATGATGTTCGCGCTGCTTGTGCAACTGTTTGTCAACCCCGTCCTCGACCGCATCGACCCCATCAGCTCGCTCAAGTCTGTGGAGTGACGTGTGTCCGATTCACCAGAAACGGACACTCAAAATACCGGAAAGGCTCGCTCGCGTCTCAGTTCTTCGGATAGCGGTAGTTGTGTGGCAGTTGCGTGGTGAGCTGCGGGTCGAGGCCGAGTTCCTTCAACTGCCGGTCGATCTCACGTCGGGCGCGTTCCACAAGTTCGGCCCGATGCTCGTCGCCGTGCCCATGCGCTTCCAGTGCGTCCAACGTTTCCGCCATACGCTTGAGCCGGTCCTGATGGTGCAGCAGCGCACGCACCTGCGCATGTTCGTGTACGATCGTCCGCCAATCGGATGGCGTGTGCGCAATCTCCCGAACCGCGGTGACCGGATGTACGTCGGCCACCTGATATGTGATCGAGCCAAGCAGCGGCATTAGGAATACCGTAATCGCGCCGGCTGCGACCAGTGTTGACGCGGTGTCGCTTTGCATGGTGCCGACCTTCACCGCCAACGACGTGACGGCGACGATGATCGGCAGCGCGGTCGTGCAATACAGCGCTACGGTGACGCGATGATGCGATGACAGCGGATTCTCGCGTTTGTCGAGCGATAGCGCAACGTATACGGGCACCGCGCGAATCAGCATGAGCATTACGATGAACGCGACGAGCAGCGCGGGCCGGCCTGCCACGGCGCGCACGTTGATCGCGGCGCCTGATACCACGAAGAACACAGGAATAAGGAAGCCATAGCCGACGCCTTCCAGTTTCATTTCCAGTGACTTGCTGCCGTCGGGGATGATGTAGCGCAGGATAAAGCCTGCGGCGAACGCGCCGAGCACCGCGTCAAGTTCGAACAGTGCAGAAATGGTGACAAGGAAGATGAGCAGGAATGTGGTCAGTCGCATGAGCGTTTGCGATGACGTGTTCGCATTTTCCGTAAGGAAATGGTACAGGCGATGGCCGGTTTTCAGTGCTTTCGTGGGTAGCATTGC from Bifidobacterium catenulatum PV20-2 encodes:
- a CDS encoding cation:proton antiporter, translated to MTQELVSLTIIMAVAAVSPIVAQLIPGRFIPQTVLLLVAGAALGPYGLGVIEVNDAVKLLSELGMAFLFLLAGYEIDPKRLAGHQGKVGLVTWIITLGLAGLVVTLLPFFAKQGIDGIATVIALTTTALGTLMPILKERNLEGTPIGDAIISYGTWGELGPILAMAILLSTRTGWQTMLVLGAFLVICLLCAMLPTKALKTGHRLYHFLTENANTSSQTLMRLTTFLLIFLVTISALFELDAVLGAFAAGFILRYIIPDGSKSLEMKLEGVGYGFLIPVFFVVSGAAINVRAVAGRPALLVAFIVMLMLIRAVPVYVALSLDKRENPLSSHHRVTVALYCTTALPIIVAVTSLAVKVGTMQSDTASTLVAAGAITVFLMPLLGSITYQVADVHPVTAVREIAHTPSDWRTIVHEHAQVRALLHHQDRLKRMAETLDALEAHGHGDEHRAELVERARREIDRQLKELGLDPQLTTQLPHNYRYPKN